Proteins encoded in a region of the Balaenoptera musculus isolate JJ_BM4_2016_0621 chromosome 5, mBalMus1.pri.v3, whole genome shotgun sequence genome:
- the NEUROG2 gene encoding neurogenin-2 produces MFVKSETLELKEEEDVLVLLDSASPASAALTPLSSSADEEEEEELGASGGARRQRGAEAGAGARAGSPGGAEGCRPARLLGLVHEYKRRPSRARAVSRGAKTAETVQRIKKTRRLKANNRERNRMHNLNAALDALREVLPTFPEDAKLTKIETLRFAHNYIWALTETLRLADHCGGGGGGLPGALFSEAVLLSPGGSSAALGNSGDSPSPASTWSCTNSPAPSSSASSNSTSPYSCTLSPASPAGSDMDYWQSPPPDKHRYAPHLPIVRDCI; encoded by the coding sequence ATGTTCGTCAAATCTGAGACCTTGGAgttgaaggaggaagaggacgTGCTGGTGCTGCTCGACTCGGCCTCCCCCGCCTCGGCGGCTCTCACCCCCCTATCTTCCAGCGCCgacgaggaggaagaggaggagctggGCGCGTCGGGCGGGGCGCGTCGGCAGCGTGGGGCCGAGGCCGGGGCCGGGGCGCGGGCTGGCTCGCCGGGAGGGGCCGAGGGCTGCCGGCCAGCGCGGCTGCTGGGTCTGGTGCACGAGTACAAGCGGCGCCCCTCCAGGGCGCGGGCCGTTTCTCGCGGAGCCAAGACGGCCGAGACGGTGCAGCGCATCAAGAAGACCCGTAGATTGAAGGCCAACAACCGCGAGCGCAACCGCATGCACAACCTCAACGCGGCGCTAGACGCGCTGCGTGAGGTGCTCCCCACGTTCCCCGAGGACGCCAAGCTCACCAAGATCGAGACCCTGCGTTTCGCCCATAACTACATATGGGCGCTCACCGAGACACTGCGCCTGGCTGACcactgcggcggcggcggcggcggcctgCCGGGGGCGCTCTTCTCCGAGGCTGTCTTGCTGAGCCCCGGAGGCTCTAGTGCCGCCCTGGGCAACAGCGGAGATAGCCCTTCGCCTGCCTCCACGTGGAGCTGCACGAACAGCCCCGCGCCGTCTTCCTCCGCCTCCTCCAACTCCACCTCTCCCTACAGCTGCACTTTATCTCCTGCCAGCCCGGCGGGCTCAGACATGGACTATTGGCAGTCCCCACCTCCCGACAAGCACCGCTACGCACCTCACCTGCCCATAGTCAGGGACTGTATCTAG